A single Cnuibacter physcomitrellae DNA region contains:
- a CDS encoding TrmH family RNA methyltransferase — protein sequence MPVLRIDSLDRPELADFAGLTDVAMRRLLEPAGGLYLAESSKVIERAVAAGHVPRALLLQERWLPDLQGVIERFPDVPAFVADDALLTELTGFSMHRGALASMHRPVLPDARELLRDARLVVVLEDIVDHTNVGAAFRSAAGLGADAVLISPRCADPLYRRSVRVSMGTVLQVPWTRIGEWREAGPLLHELGFTIAALALTEDAVPLPSFAAAAPERVAVVMGTEGDGLSRRALSAADVRVEIPMLHGVDSLNVAAASAVALYALTTARGSR from the coding sequence ATGCCCGTCCTCCGCATCGACTCGCTCGACCGGCCCGAGCTCGCCGACTTCGCCGGTCTCACCGACGTCGCGATGCGGCGTCTGCTGGAGCCCGCGGGCGGGCTGTACCTGGCGGAGTCGTCGAAGGTGATCGAGAGGGCCGTCGCCGCCGGTCACGTCCCGCGCGCCCTGCTGCTCCAGGAGCGCTGGCTGCCCGACCTGCAGGGCGTGATCGAGCGCTTCCCCGACGTGCCGGCCTTCGTCGCCGACGACGCCCTGCTCACCGAGCTCACAGGCTTCTCGATGCACCGGGGCGCCCTGGCCTCGATGCACCGGCCGGTGCTCCCGGATGCGCGCGAGCTGCTCCGTGATGCCCGCCTGGTCGTCGTGCTCGAGGACATCGTCGATCACACCAACGTCGGAGCGGCGTTCCGGTCCGCCGCGGGACTCGGCGCCGACGCGGTGCTGATCTCGCCGCGCTGCGCCGATCCGCTCTACCGGAGGAGCGTCCGGGTCAGCATGGGCACGGTGCTGCAGGTGCCCTGGACACGCATCGGGGAGTGGCGCGAGGCCGGACCCCTGCTGCACGAGCTGGGCTTCACCATCGCGGCCCTCGCGCTCACCGAGGACGCCGTGCCCCTGCCGTCGTTCGCCGCGGCGGCGCCGGAGCGGGTGGCGGTGGTGATGGGCACCGAGGGGGATGGGCTGAGCCGACGCGCCCTGTCGGCCGCCGACGTGCGGGTGGAGATCCCGATGCTGCACGGCGTCGACTCCCTCAACGTGGCCGCCGCGAGCGCGGTGGCCCTGTACGCCCTGACGACCGCGCGCGGATCCCGCTGA
- a CDS encoding Sir2 family NAD-dependent protein deacetylase produces the protein MELVDDPAAPGIDVLVEQAVEVLRGARIAVLTGAGVSTDSGIPDYRGEGAPKRNPMTFDQFRSSESFRKRYWAGSHVGWRMFDASAPNRGHRVLAELEADGIVSGVVTQNVDGLHARAGTRRLVDLHGSVDRVRCLQCGQMFARVDIAHRMEEENPGLERPEFVRLNPDGDAEVADFDSFRVPACTVCGGVLKPDVVFFGEFVPVEKFAEARAMVGASDALLIAGSSLVVNSGIRLLEQARRRRLPIVIVNRGATKGDRRAVVKIDAGTTETLEAIATALRP, from the coding sequence ATGGAGCTGGTCGACGATCCGGCGGCGCCCGGGATCGACGTGCTCGTCGAGCAGGCCGTCGAGGTGCTGCGCGGAGCCCGCATCGCCGTGCTGACCGGCGCCGGCGTGAGCACCGACTCGGGCATCCCCGACTACCGCGGCGAGGGCGCGCCCAAGCGCAACCCGATGACGTTCGACCAGTTCCGGTCGAGCGAGTCGTTCCGGAAGCGCTACTGGGCCGGCAGCCACGTCGGCTGGCGGATGTTCGACGCCTCGGCGCCCAACCGCGGACACCGTGTGCTGGCCGAGCTCGAGGCCGACGGCATCGTCTCGGGCGTCGTCACCCAGAACGTCGACGGGCTCCATGCCCGGGCCGGGACGCGCCGGCTGGTCGACCTGCACGGGTCGGTCGATCGCGTGCGGTGCCTCCAGTGCGGCCAGATGTTCGCGCGTGTCGACATCGCCCACCGCATGGAAGAGGAGAACCCGGGGCTCGAACGGCCCGAGTTCGTGCGGCTCAACCCCGACGGCGATGCCGAGGTCGCCGACTTCGACTCCTTCCGCGTCCCGGCCTGCACCGTGTGCGGCGGGGTCCTCAAGCCCGACGTGGTGTTCTTCGGCGAGTTCGTCCCGGTCGAGAAGTTCGCCGAGGCCCGCGCGATGGTGGGCGCATCGGATGCGCTGCTCATCGCGGGCTCGTCCCTGGTCGTGAACTCGGGCATCCGTCTGCTGGAGCAGGCCCGACGACGGCGGCTCCCCATCGTCATCGTCAACCGGGGCGCCACCAAGGGCGATCGCCGTGCGGTGGTGAAGATCGACGCGGGCACCACCGAGACCCTCGAGGCGATCGCGACCGCGCTGCGCCCGTAG
- a CDS encoding histidine phosphatase family protein, translated as MTTFTFVRHGETDWNLQRRIQGVTDIPLNDTGRAQARDTAEALAVREWDGIVASPLSRARETAEIIAARLGLGDLEIEPDLRERAYGEVEGLDHDQIVARFPDPLEPVPGRERRSAVVARVLPALQRLAEEHPGESWIVVSHGGVIGSLVRYITEKALPQQGQLIANGSAHDFVVEDGSVSMSEFNGSALDESVRRRAPLSLELTLPS; from the coding sequence ATGACGACCTTCACCTTCGTGCGCCACGGCGAGACCGACTGGAACCTCCAGCGACGCATCCAGGGGGTGACCGACATCCCGCTCAACGACACCGGGCGCGCCCAGGCACGCGACACGGCGGAGGCGCTGGCGGTCCGGGAGTGGGACGGCATCGTCGCCAGCCCGCTCAGCCGGGCTCGCGAGACGGCGGAGATCATCGCGGCTCGCCTCGGGCTCGGCGACCTCGAGATCGAACCCGATCTGCGCGAGCGCGCGTACGGCGAGGTCGAGGGCCTCGACCACGACCAGATCGTCGCCCGCTTCCCCGATCCGCTCGAACCGGTTCCCGGCCGGGAGCGGCGATCGGCGGTCGTCGCTCGTGTGCTGCCGGCGCTCCAGCGCCTGGCCGAGGAGCACCCCGGAGAGTCGTGGATCGTGGTCAGCCACGGGGGCGTGATCGGATCGCTCGTGCGCTACATCACCGAGAAGGCGCTGCCTCAGCAGGGACAGCTCATCGCGAACGGGTCGGCGCACGACTTCGTCGTCGAGGACGGCTCGGTGTCGATGTCGGAGTTCAACGGCTCCGCGCTCGACGAGTCAGTTCGCCGGCGAGCCCCGCTATCGCTCGAGCTGACTCTGCCCAGCTGA
- a CDS encoding glycosyltransferase family 4 protein, which yields MRVVYDCRYVRVGRHDGISRYTAGVVGELQHLVDLVVLISDERQLEMLPAGIRWRRVSGPTSVLEPLVALQVNRLRPDVVITPMQTMGTAFRRYRVALTVHDLIYYSNPEPPHDLPGFVRVLWRLYHKAWWPQRMLLNGGDAVVTVSHTTEGLIAQHDLTRRPVVVARNAADLPDPSLVATDPDAQAGARSIVYMGSFMPYKNVETLARTAELLPEYTLHLLSRSTPADEQRLRDAAPRARLVFHRGVSDEEYHELLRRSTALVTASLDEGFGIPLVESMGYGTPVVVSDIPVFEEIGGEAALYAPATDPAAFAERIRSLEDPAEWRRRSTLSRAQAERFSWAESARAIAGLAGELTRRARSR from the coding sequence ATGAGGGTCGTCTACGACTGCAGGTACGTCCGCGTCGGCCGACACGACGGCATCAGCCGGTACACGGCCGGGGTGGTGGGCGAGCTCCAGCACCTCGTCGACCTCGTGGTGCTGATCAGCGACGAGCGCCAGCTCGAGATGCTGCCGGCGGGGATCCGCTGGCGCCGGGTCTCCGGGCCGACGAGCGTGCTCGAGCCCCTCGTCGCGCTGCAGGTGAACCGGCTCCGGCCCGACGTCGTGATCACGCCGATGCAGACGATGGGCACGGCCTTCCGCCGCTACCGGGTGGCGCTCACGGTGCACGACCTCATCTACTACTCCAACCCCGAGCCGCCGCACGACCTCCCGGGCTTCGTCCGGGTGCTCTGGCGGCTGTACCACAAGGCCTGGTGGCCGCAGCGGATGCTGCTGAACGGCGGCGACGCCGTGGTGACGGTGTCGCACACCACCGAGGGGCTCATCGCCCAGCACGACCTCACCCGCCGGCCGGTCGTCGTGGCCCGCAACGCCGCCGACCTGCCCGATCCCTCGCTCGTCGCCACCGACCCCGACGCCCAGGCCGGGGCGCGGTCGATCGTCTACATGGGCTCGTTCATGCCCTACAAGAACGTCGAGACGCTCGCCCGCACCGCGGAGCTGCTGCCCGAGTACACGCTGCACCTGCTGAGCAGGTCGACACCGGCCGACGAGCAGCGGCTCCGCGACGCCGCCCCGCGAGCCCGGCTCGTGTTCCACCGCGGGGTGAGCGACGAGGAGTACCACGAGCTCCTCCGCCGCAGCACCGCTCTCGTGACGGCCTCGCTCGACGAGGGCTTCGGGATCCCGCTGGTGGAGTCGATGGGGTACGGCACCCCGGTCGTGGTCAGCGACATCCCGGTCTTCGAGGAGATCGGGGGAGAGGCCGCGCTCTACGCACCGGCGACCGACCCGGCGGCGTTCGCCGAACGCATCCGCTCGCTGGAGGATCCGGCGGAGTGGCGTCGTCGCAGCACGCTGTCGCGGGCGCAGGCCGAGCGGTTCAGCTGGGCAGAGTCAGCTCGAGCGATAGCGGGGCTCGCCGGCGAACTGACTCGTCGAGCGCGGAGCCGTTGA
- a CDS encoding alpha/beta fold hydrolase yields MSIPSPYAARSALMPATERVLTVRGSETHLWEYGDPDSDTVLLIVHGYRGEHHGLEPVVVQLEGLRILSPDLPGFGVSTPLLEGEHDIAGYVAWLHELTGRMRDEVGRDRRFVIVGHSFGSIVVSAALAEGLDVDAAVLINPIAAPALKGPRGVMTHGAIVYYQIAAALPERAGFALLANPLIVRVMSETMAKTKDRALRRWIHDQHDRYFSAFANRTVVLDAFRASVSHDVSEYADRITVPTLMIAADRDDITPIEAEHAVAATIPDAELVVLHGVGHLIHYERPVEAARAIRSFLARLDDGTVAERIDSTDSTADDGAIATS; encoded by the coding sequence ATGTCCATCCCCTCGCCCTATGCCGCCCGGAGCGCCCTCATGCCCGCGACGGAACGTGTCCTCACCGTCCGGGGCAGCGAGACGCACCTGTGGGAGTACGGCGACCCTGACAGCGACACCGTGCTCCTCATCGTCCACGGCTACCGCGGCGAGCATCACGGACTCGAGCCGGTGGTGGTGCAGTTGGAGGGGCTGCGCATCCTCAGCCCCGACCTGCCCGGCTTCGGCGTCTCGACACCGCTCCTCGAGGGCGAGCACGACATCGCGGGCTACGTCGCGTGGCTGCACGAGCTGACGGGGCGGATGCGGGACGAGGTGGGGCGCGACCGCCGGTTCGTCATCGTGGGGCACTCGTTCGGCTCGATCGTGGTGTCGGCCGCGCTGGCGGAGGGACTCGACGTCGACGCCGCCGTGCTCATCAACCCCATCGCCGCCCCCGCCCTCAAGGGCCCGCGCGGGGTCATGACGCACGGTGCGATCGTGTACTACCAGATCGCGGCGGCCCTTCCCGAGCGTGCGGGGTTCGCCCTGCTGGCGAACCCGCTCATCGTGCGCGTCATGAGCGAGACGATGGCGAAGACGAAGGACAGGGCGCTGCGGCGCTGGATCCACGACCAGCACGATCGCTACTTCAGCGCCTTCGCGAACCGGACAGTCGTGCTCGACGCCTTCCGCGCCTCCGTGAGCCACGACGTCAGCGAGTACGCCGACCGGATCACGGTGCCCACGCTCATGATCGCCGCCGATCGCGACGACATCACGCCCATCGAGGCCGAGCACGCCGTGGCCGCGACCATCCCGGACGCCGAGCTCGTCGTGCTGCACGGCGTCGGTCACCTCATCCACTACGAGCGTCCCGTGGAGGCCGCGCGGGCGATCCGCTCGTTCCTCGCCCGGCTCGACGACGGCACGGTCGCGGAGCGCATCGACAGCACCGACAGCACCGCCGACGACGGCGCCATCGCGACCTCATGA
- the treS gene encoding maltose alpha-D-glucosyltransferase has product MSFTAPIQAPGLTLDTQWYRRAVFYEVMVRSFVDSNGDGFGDIAGLISKLDYLQWLGVDALWLPPFFMSPLRDGGYDVSDFKAVLPEYGTVEEFRDLVTKAHERNMRIVIDFPLNHTSDQHEWFQQSREDPDGPYGDFYVWSDTDEKWENIRIIFVDTEESNWTFDPVRRQFFWHRFFSHQPDLNFENPAVHEAIFDTVRFWLDMGVDGIRLDAIPYLYESDEGNGEGEPLTHEFIVKLRAMVDRDYPGRILIAEANQWPREVAAFFGSEEEPECHMAFDFPVMPRIYYSLRSQKADELVRILSETTDIPPGAAWGTFLRNHDELTLEMVSEEYRQAMYGWYAYDPRMRSNIGIRRRLAPLLDNSRAELELVHALLFALPGSPFLYYGDEIGMGDNIWLPDRDSSRTPMQWTPDRNAGFSTADPGKLFLPVVQSLVFNYTLVNVESQLAQSRSLLHWVRNVVHVRKAHPAFGLGALRVLESTNESVLSFIRSYAGSDDVLGDQPEDVLCVFNFSHNPVSTTITAPEYAGCRLYDLFGHAEFPAFDDDGVVHLTFGTQAFYWLHVSKPDERMR; this is encoded by the coding sequence GTGAGCTTCACCGCCCCCATCCAGGCCCCAGGTCTCACACTCGACACCCAGTGGTATCGACGAGCGGTCTTCTACGAGGTGATGGTGCGGTCGTTCGTCGACTCGAACGGCGACGGGTTCGGCGACATCGCCGGGCTCATCTCCAAGCTCGACTACCTGCAGTGGCTGGGCGTGGACGCGCTCTGGCTGCCCCCGTTCTTCATGTCGCCGCTGCGGGACGGCGGATACGACGTGTCGGACTTCAAGGCCGTGCTGCCGGAGTACGGGACGGTCGAGGAGTTCCGTGACCTCGTCACGAAGGCGCATGAGCGCAACATGCGCATCGTGATCGACTTCCCGCTCAACCACACGTCGGACCAGCACGAGTGGTTCCAGCAGTCGCGCGAGGACCCGGACGGCCCGTACGGCGACTTCTACGTCTGGAGCGACACCGACGAGAAGTGGGAGAACATCCGCATCATCTTCGTCGACACCGAGGAGTCGAACTGGACGTTCGACCCCGTCCGCCGGCAGTTCTTCTGGCACCGCTTCTTCTCGCACCAGCCCGACCTCAACTTCGAGAACCCCGCCGTGCACGAGGCGATCTTCGACACGGTGCGGTTCTGGCTCGACATGGGCGTCGACGGCATCCGCCTCGACGCCATCCCGTACCTCTACGAGTCGGACGAGGGCAACGGCGAGGGCGAGCCGCTCACGCACGAGTTCATCGTGAAGCTGCGCGCGATGGTCGACCGCGACTACCCGGGCCGCATCCTGATCGCCGAGGCCAACCAGTGGCCGCGCGAGGTGGCGGCGTTCTTCGGCAGCGAGGAGGAGCCGGAGTGCCACATGGCCTTCGACTTCCCGGTGATGCCGCGCATCTACTACTCCCTCCGTTCGCAGAAGGCCGACGAGCTGGTGCGGATCCTCTCCGAGACGACCGACATCCCGCCGGGAGCGGCGTGGGGCACCTTCCTCCGCAACCACGACGAGCTCACGCTCGAGATGGTGAGCGAGGAGTACCGGCAGGCGATGTACGGCTGGTACGCCTACGACCCGCGGATGCGGTCCAACATCGGCATCCGCCGCCGACTGGCGCCCCTCCTCGACAACTCGCGGGCCGAGCTGGAGCTCGTGCACGCGCTGCTGTTCGCGCTGCCCGGCAGCCCCTTCCTCTACTACGGCGACGAGATCGGGATGGGCGACAACATCTGGCTGCCCGACCGCGACTCCTCCCGCACCCCCATGCAGTGGACGCCCGACCGCAACGCGGGCTTCTCCACGGCCGACCCCGGGAAGCTCTTCCTGCCCGTCGTGCAGTCGCTGGTCTTCAACTACACGCTCGTCAACGTCGAGAGCCAGCTGGCGCAGTCCCGCTCCCTCCTGCACTGGGTGCGGAACGTCGTGCACGTGCGGAAGGCGCATCCGGCGTTCGGGCTCGGCGCGCTGCGGGTCCTCGAGAGCACGAACGAGTCGGTGCTCTCGTTCATCCGCTCGTACGCGGGCTCGGACGACGTGCTCGGCGATCAGCCCGAGGACGTGCTGTGCGTCTTCAACTTCTCGCACAACCCCGTCTCCACCACGATCACCGCCCCGGAGTACGCGGGATGCCGGCTGTACGACCTGTTCGGGCACGCCGAGTTCCCCGCTTTCGACGACGACGGCGTGGTGCACCTGACCTTCGGCACGCAGGCCTTCTACTGGTTGCATGTGTCGAAACCCGACGAACGCATGCGGTGA
- a CDS encoding 3'-5' exonuclease yields MTLEVTRATLPKWATRLAVFDLETTGIDVETSRIVTANVSMLDEHGQVVDRHDWIADPGVEIPEGATAVHGITTAQAREVGRRAADVVDEVVFTLRTVLADSYAVVVYNAPYDFTLLDRECARHGIRPLGEPGAVVDPLVIDRRVDRYRKGKRTLTAASDHYGVTLTDAHNAGADAIAAGRVALAIAERYADDLAFDAASLHRAQVDWHDEQCASFEDYMRRTCDPHFTARRGWPLIPIPAHPTLF; encoded by the coding sequence GTGACGCTCGAGGTCACTCGAGCGACACTCCCGAAGTGGGCCACGAGGCTCGCGGTCTTCGACCTGGAGACCACCGGCATCGACGTCGAGACGTCGCGCATCGTGACGGCCAACGTGTCGATGCTCGACGAGCACGGTCAGGTCGTCGACCGGCATGACTGGATCGCCGACCCGGGGGTCGAGATCCCCGAGGGCGCGACCGCGGTCCACGGCATCACCACAGCGCAGGCGCGCGAGGTCGGCCGTCGTGCGGCAGATGTCGTCGACGAGGTCGTGTTCACCCTGCGCACGGTGCTCGCCGACTCCTACGCCGTGGTGGTCTACAACGCCCCCTACGACTTCACGCTGCTCGACCGAGAGTGCGCCCGGCACGGGATCCGGCCCCTCGGCGAGCCCGGAGCGGTGGTCGACCCGCTCGTCATCGATCGGCGCGTCGACCGGTACCGCAAGGGAAAGCGCACGCTCACCGCGGCGTCCGACCACTACGGGGTCACCCTCACCGACGCCCACAACGCCGGCGCCGACGCCATCGCCGCGGGCCGCGTCGCCCTCGCCATCGCGGAGCGCTACGCCGACGACCTCGCCTTCGACGCGGCCTCGCTGCATCGCGCGCAGGTCGACTGGCACGACGAGCAGTGCGCCTCGTTCGAGGACTACATGCGGCGCACGTGCGACCCTCACTTCACTGCCCGCCGCGGGTGGCCGCTCATCCCGATCCCGGCCCACCCGACGCTGTTCTGA
- a CDS encoding type B 50S ribosomal protein L31: MKTDIHPDYAPVVFRDLASGATFLTRSTVTGEKTIEWEDGNTYPVIDVEISSESHPFYTGKQRILDSAGRVEKFNSRYKNFGK, translated from the coding sequence ATGAAGACTGACATCCACCCCGACTACGCCCCCGTCGTGTTCCGCGACCTCGCGTCCGGCGCGACCTTCCTGACCCGCTCCACCGTGACCGGCGAGAAGACGATCGAGTGGGAGGACGGCAACACCTACCCCGTCATCGACGTCGAGATCTCGTCCGAGTCGCACCCGTTCTACACGGGCAAGCAGCGCATCCTCGACTCGGCCGGTCGCGTCGAGAAGTTCAACTCGCGCTACAAGAACTTCGGCAAGTAG
- a CDS encoding ABC transporter ATP-binding protein, with amino-acid sequence MPDVLDLEDVTVVRGDNRILNDLTWRVDGDQRWVVLGPNGAGKTTLLQIAAAMNHPSSGSVQVLDGRLGEVDLFELRPRVGFASSAMARRFPADESVLDVVLTAAYSVTGRWNETYEDIDLRRAQRVLAEWRLDHLSDRAFGSLSDGEQKRVQIARSVMTDPELLLLDEPAASLDLGAREELLQLLGGYAQSPEAPAIVMVTHHVEEIPIGFTHALLLARGGVVTSGELRETITSENLTEVFGLPITVTEEDGRYTARAA; translated from the coding sequence ATGCCTGATGTGCTCGACCTCGAAGACGTCACCGTCGTCCGCGGCGACAACCGCATCCTGAACGATCTGACCTGGCGGGTCGACGGCGACCAGCGCTGGGTGGTGCTCGGGCCCAACGGCGCGGGGAAGACCACCCTGCTGCAGATCGCCGCGGCGATGAACCACCCGTCGAGCGGCAGCGTCCAGGTGCTCGACGGCAGGCTCGGCGAGGTCGACCTGTTCGAGCTGCGGCCGCGCGTCGGCTTCGCGTCGAGCGCGATGGCCCGTCGGTTCCCCGCCGACGAGAGCGTGCTGGACGTGGTGCTCACGGCCGCCTACTCGGTCACCGGCCGCTGGAACGAGACCTACGAGGACATCGACCTCCGCCGCGCCCAGCGCGTGCTGGCCGAGTGGCGCCTCGACCACCTCAGCGACCGCGCGTTCGGATCGCTGAGCGACGGCGAGCAGAAGCGTGTGCAGATCGCTCGATCCGTCATGACCGACCCCGAGCTGCTGCTCCTCGACGAGCCCGCCGCCTCGCTCGACCTCGGCGCCCGCGAGGAGCTGCTGCAGCTCCTCGGCGGCTACGCCCAGTCGCCTGAGGCCCCCGCGATCGTGATGGTGACCCACCACGTCGAGGAGATCCCGATCGGCTTCACCCACGCTCTGCTGCTCGCGCGCGGGGGAGTGGTGACCAGTGGCGAGCTGCGCGAGACCATCACCTCCGAGAACCTCACCGAGGTCTTCGGCCTCCCCATCACCGTGACGGAGGAGGACGGGCGCTACACCGCCCGCGCCGCCTGA
- the glgA gene encoding glycogen synthase, whose product MRVDVLTKEYPPAIYGGAGVHVTELVKELRSRMDVAVRCFGEPRDEPGVFAYRTPAELAGANGSLETLGVDLQIAQAVEGTDLVHSHTWYANAAGRLAQLLHGVPHVVTAHSLEPLRPWKAEQLGGGYRVSSWIEREAYESADHVIAVSGGMRRDILRSYPALDEEKVSVVYNGIDLERWRPVHDAEVLARHGIDADRPTVVFVGRITRQKGLPYLLRAIDRLPADVQVVLCAGAPDTPEIMAEVTNAVRALQETRTGIIWIEEILPQPELAAVLTAATVFVCPSVYEPLGIVNLEAMACELPVVGTATGGIPEVVVDGVTGVLVPIEQEQDGTGTPLDPDRFVADMADALTRVVSDPESARRMGLAGRARAEAEFSWSTIADQTAAIYRSLIG is encoded by the coding sequence ATGCGAGTCGACGTGCTGACCAAGGAGTATCCGCCCGCGATCTACGGGGGTGCGGGAGTGCACGTCACGGAGCTGGTGAAGGAGCTCCGCAGCCGGATGGACGTCGCGGTCCGCTGCTTCGGCGAGCCCCGCGACGAGCCCGGCGTCTTCGCCTACCGCACGCCGGCCGAGCTGGCGGGGGCGAACGGCAGCCTCGAGACGCTCGGCGTCGACCTGCAGATCGCGCAGGCGGTCGAGGGCACCGATCTCGTGCACTCGCACACCTGGTACGCCAATGCGGCCGGGCGTCTGGCACAGCTCCTCCACGGCGTGCCGCACGTCGTCACGGCGCACTCCCTCGAGCCGCTCCGCCCGTGGAAGGCCGAGCAGCTCGGCGGCGGGTACCGCGTCTCGTCGTGGATCGAACGCGAGGCGTACGAGTCCGCCGACCACGTCATCGCGGTCAGCGGCGGCATGCGCCGCGACATCCTGCGCTCGTACCCGGCGCTCGACGAGGAGAAGGTGTCCGTCGTCTACAACGGGATCGACCTCGAGAGGTGGCGTCCGGTCCATGACGCCGAGGTGCTCGCCCGCCACGGCATCGACGCCGACCGCCCGACCGTGGTGTTCGTCGGCCGGATCACCCGGCAGAAGGGGCTGCCCTACCTGCTCCGCGCCATCGACCGTCTGCCCGCGGACGTCCAGGTCGTGCTCTGCGCCGGTGCGCCCGACACCCCCGAGATCATGGCCGAGGTGACGAACGCCGTGCGTGCGCTCCAGGAGACGCGGACGGGCATCATCTGGATCGAGGAGATCCTCCCGCAGCCCGAGCTCGCAGCCGTGCTCACCGCCGCGACGGTCTTCGTCTGCCCCTCCGTGTACGAGCCGCTCGGGATCGTGAACCTCGAGGCGATGGCGTGCGAGCTGCCCGTCGTCGGCACGGCGACCGGCGGCATCCCGGAGGTCGTCGTCGACGGCGTGACGGGTGTGCTCGTCCCGATCGAGCAGGAGCAGGACGGGACGGGCACCCCGCTCGATCCCGACCGCTTCGTCGCCGACATGGCGGATGCGCTGACCCGCGTCGTCTCCGACCCCGAGTCGGCGAGGCGCATGGGCCTGGCCGGGCGCGCCCGCGCGGAGGCCGAGTTCAGCTGGTCGACGATCGCCGACCAGACGGCCGCCATCTACCGCTCACTCATCGGCTGA
- the glgC gene encoding glucose-1-phosphate adenylyltransferase → MAASKKIFGIVLAGGEGKRLMPLTADRAKPGVPFGGGYRLIDFALSNLVNSGLRQIVVLTQYKSHSLDRHVSQTWKLDGLLNSYVASVPAQQRLGKRWFSGSADAILQSLNLIRDEDPDIVVVVGADHVYRMDFSQMIEAHIESGAGATVAAIRQPISLADQFGVIQLSDSDPRRISEFLEKPKDPIGLADSPGEVLASMGNYIFDADQLIEAVIRDGERPESNHDMGGDIIPDFVSRQNAAVYDLSRNEVPGSTDRDRYYWRDVGTIESFFDAHQDLISALPVFNLYNNEWPIYTQQLNSPPAKFVRDAKGNPGMTVESIVSLGCLISGARVERSVLGPWCTVDSGALVENSVFFDRVHVEPDAVIRRAILDKNVVVSAGAQIGVDPERDRERGFTVTESGITVVGKGVRVVP, encoded by the coding sequence ATGGCAGCATCGAAGAAGATCTTCGGCATCGTCCTCGCGGGTGGCGAAGGGAAGCGGCTGATGCCCCTCACCGCCGACCGGGCCAAGCCGGGCGTCCCGTTCGGAGGCGGTTACCGTCTCATCGACTTCGCGCTGTCGAACCTCGTCAACTCGGGGCTGCGGCAGATCGTGGTGCTCACGCAGTACAAGTCGCACAGCCTCGACCGTCATGTGTCGCAGACCTGGAAGCTCGACGGGCTGCTGAACTCGTACGTCGCCTCCGTGCCGGCGCAGCAGCGCCTCGGCAAGCGGTGGTTCAGCGGATCGGCCGACGCCATCCTGCAGAGCCTCAACCTCATCCGCGACGAGGATCCCGACATCGTGGTCGTGGTCGGCGCCGACCACGTGTACCGGATGGACTTCAGCCAGATGATCGAGGCCCACATCGAGTCGGGTGCCGGGGCGACGGTGGCCGCGATCCGCCAGCCCATCTCGCTCGCCGACCAGTTCGGCGTCATCCAGCTCTCCGACTCCGATCCCCGCCGGATCTCCGAGTTCCTCGAGAAGCCGAAGGACCCGATCGGGCTCGCCGACTCCCCGGGCGAGGTCCTGGCCTCGATGGGCAACTACATCTTCGACGCCGACCAGCTGATCGAGGCCGTGATCCGCGACGGCGAGCGGCCCGAGTCGAACCACGACATGGGCGGCGACATCATCCCCGACTTCGTGTCGCGACAGAACGCCGCCGTGTACGACCTCAGCCGCAACGAGGTGCCCGGTTCGACCGATCGCGACCGCTACTACTGGCGCGACGTGGGGACGATCGAGTCCTTCTTCGACGCCCACCAGGACCTCATCTCCGCGCTGCCGGTGTTCAACCTGTACAACAACGAGTGGCCGATCTACACGCAGCAGCTCAACTCGCCCCCGGCGAAGTTCGTGCGCGACGCCAAGGGCAACCCGGGCATGACGGTGGAGTCGATCGTGTCGCTCGGCTGCCTCATCTCCGGTGCGCGGGTGGAGCGCAGCGTCCTCGGCCCCTGGTGCACCGTCGACTCGGGCGCGCTGGTCGAGAACTCGGTGTTCTTCGACCGCGTCCACGTCGAGCCGGACGCCGTCATCCGCCGCGCTATCCTGGACAAGAACGTCGTCGTGTCCGCCGGGGCGCAGATCGGCGTCGATCCCGAGCGCGACCGTGAACGGGGTTTCACGGTCACCGAGTCCGGCATCACCGTGGTCGGAAAGGGAGTTCGCGTCGTCCCATGA